Genomic DNA from bacterium:
CACGCGCCAAGTCCAAGCCTGGCAAGACGATCGCAACCGAACGACGAAGGGCGTCGACTGGCAATTCACGACCCAACAAGCCCGCGTGAAACTGCGACGACTCTACCCCCAGCTTTTGGTGTGACAAGGGACTAGGGCCGGGCCGACCCCGCTTCAATGCATCCGTTGTCGCAATGCGTCTCTGCGCGCTCGAATCGTCCCTGCAGAAGGTTCGGTGCCGGCTCGGTCGAGGAACTTCTCGTAGTCGGCAATCGCCGCGCCATAGAGTTCGAGGCGTTCGTTCAGGATCCCCCTGTCGCGCAGCTCGCCTAGCAGCTCCGGTGCCGTGAGCAGCATTCGCTCGCAGCATTCGGCCGCCTGTGAGTAGCGCCGGCCGGC
This window encodes:
- a CDS encoding tetratricopeptide repeat protein; protein product: MLGNLKHVHIAGRRYSQAAECCERMLLTAPELLGELRDRGILNERLELYGAAIADYEKFLDRAGTEPSAGTIRARRDALRQRMH